The following is a genomic window from Mustela erminea isolate mMusErm1 chromosome 2, mMusErm1.Pri, whole genome shotgun sequence.
TTAGCCACAGCGGCTTCCAGCAAGATTGTGTCTGCTGACTCGGAACACAACTAGCACCCACCACAAAACCGGCTGCTTCGAGGCTCTGGAAGTCCCTGGTGACAGCAGTCTGGCTCGCCAACCACCGGCCCCTTCCCCGCTGTCGCATTCCCAGgcacctccccacccaccctcgAAGGCTGGGGCCCAGTGTCCCAGCCTAGCTACACAGCTCGCCCCCAAGCCCCCCAGCGTCACAGCGAGCACCCCACAGCCAGGACGAATGGGAGCAACAGCGCCAGACTTCAGAAGCAGCCTCCCCCCAACAGGTTGGCTGCCATCACCCCACCCCTTGAATCCCACACAAAGCAGTGCCACTCGGAGGTGACAGATCACATGTGCCATCTGAAAAATGACAGTGACCGGCCTCACCTTCAACTGCATCGCTTCCACTGATGTGTGTGCTGCCACTCCCCACACTGCAGCCCAGCCCACGACACCAAGCTCCCGCCCTCCCCGggtcctctccctgcttcccgcTGAGCCAGGTCAAGACCCTGCCCCTCCAAGCAGCTCTGCAGGCCAGCCATGCCTTTAGCCGCAGCCCTaagctcccagcccctgccctgcagcACTTAATGCTCTTATACCCAGAGGTTAAGGCCCAGACTCTGCAGTCAGCGGGGCCTGCATCTGAGCCCTGGCTTCACCATGAGAAAAGCCGAGGCAGCCCCCACAAGCATCTGAAACCCTCTGACTCGCTGTTCTGCAGCTGTACACTGCACCCAGCCCTGGAGCTGTGGGGAGGAGCCCAAGATCAGGTGTGCACTCCATCCAAGCTGGCACAGGCGGGATGGAGCATACATGGGGCACATCCCTTCTGCACACACAGCCATGGAGTCTGCTCAGAAGGACGCTGCACGTCTCGGAGCTGCGGAAAGCCTCAGGTAAAGCACGGGTAAGTCTAGTGGGCAGAGCAGGTGGCCCGAGAGACACTAGTGCCTGCAGCCTGGCCACGCACCAGGCGTGGTTAGGATGTAAAATCCCTGCCCCCATCCCGCCCCCACAAGGGGTTCGGCAGGAAGAGGACCCTGGGCGCCCCTCCTCCTGTGGCTTTGTCTCCTGTAACAGCTGACACCGCTGGCTGCTTGGAGCAGGAATCTGCATGGGAACAAGCTGCCCAGGTAATTCCTGGGTACACGCCAGCTTCTAAAGCACTGCTTTAGAGAACAGCCCGCTTCCTGCCCCCATGCTTCCTCCAACACACTTCAGGTGGCCTGGTCCTTGTGTGTCCCCACCCAGTGTGGCGGAGAAGGCAATGCATACTAGGAAGCAGCGCTGCCCAGAGCACAGACTCGGACATCAAACTCTCTAGCTCAAATCCAGCTGCACAGAGCTGCTGGGAGAGATCCCGGGAAACAAAGTCCTCAGCAGAGTGCCTAGCACTCGGCAAGGCTCGGGGTCCACCTCGGCTATTTTTAGCAACGGCTGTGTAGATAAGTGCTCTGGGAATGGAGTGGAGAGGGGAGAAGTCTCTTGGAGCACTGACATGGAAGCAGAAAGACCAGTCACGACCCAGGATCTGGAGGAAGAGTGCTCTGagcagtagaaataaaaaatggtcGAGGGGGTAGCAGCTGAGATCCCCTTTGAGATCCTACTTTGAAACTAAGTAGGCCTGGAAGCCACTGGAGGCTGATGACATACGGCATGTCTGCAAAGATCACTCTGATGATGGCGTACGGAATGGGCTGGAGGGCACAAGCATGAAGCAGGAAGACCAGCTGGGAGGCCCCAGAGGTGGTCAAGGCAAGAGATAAGCACCAGCCTGGACTAAGGTTGCAACCAGTGGTTAGACTCTAAAAATATGTTGGACATGCAGCTGCGGCTGGACTGGGCCTGCAAGGACCAAGGACCAAGTTCCAGCAGCCCGAGGAACAGAGTGAGGTGGTAGGAGATCTGGGTCACAGAGGGTCAAGATGTCCACGAGATAAACAGGGAGGAGGTCCTCCAGCAGCTCACCGTCGACTCACTGAAACTTAGGCAAGAGGTCCTGGCTCAGACCCAAAGGATGAGAACACTTTAAGACCCTTGAAGACAGTGAGAAGCCTTTCCCTCCTACAAAGTCCTttggcagagagcagaggctcAGTGCACATTATTGCACTTCAAGAAAAAATGACGTTTTCGGAGGATGGTGATCATCATGTTGACACTTAGGTGAGACTCTGGGGAGCAGTGCATCTTTAAGGAGTAAGGATTCCCTGGGATGCACCATGGGTGTTGGTCCCTGAAGGCTGGCTCACTTTTTTGAAAGGAAATCAGGCCAGGTTTGGGAATGAGGGGAGAAGCCCAGGAGAAGTGTACTACTGGAGAAATGGTAGCAAGATGTAATACTGGTTCAGGGAAGTAGGAGGACCTCATGTAGAAGGGTATAGAAAGATGGGGGAGCTGGGGTCACGCgcctcctccctgcttcccaggaTGCCTGCAGGTGGACAGAAGCTCTTGGCAGAGACGGCCCAGAATCCAGCCAGAGACCTTTCTaacaggaaggaaagcttcctgCTCCCCAGTGGAAAGAGAGCTCCCCAGAGACTGTCCAGAGCAGAGCACCCACTCTCCCCCAAAGGGCCCTCAAGCCTAAAGGGACCCTGGCTCTCACCTTCACTCAGCTCAGTCTCCACACAACCCTTCTGATAAgagcaagagcccaggaccaaCGCCTCCGGGTCTGTGCTCCTTTGTTCAGTACTTACCCAGCACTCCTCACACCGCGTCCTGGGCCTTGCGGGGACCCCACGACAAACAGGCCCCTGCCAGGGGACCCAGGGCACAAGAGCGCAGAGCCCACCGGGCCGCATACAAAGCCAAGTGCAGGGGGACGGTGGAGCGGCTGGAGGGCGCGGGGGAAGCCTGTCTGGCCTTCAGCACCCCTGTGCCCCCGGCAGAGCCAAGTCGTTCCTTACGGCGCCTCTGTCAAGTCTGCGGACCTGCCACCGTCCAGCAAGGCCACTCGGGCTCAGCGCGCTCCTGCCCAAAGCGCCTGCGCTCGGCAAACACCATGCAACGGCTCCTGAGGCCGGGACGAGGGCCCTGGGGGCGCCGAGCCGCAGCCCCGAGCCCCACCTGGCTACTTcccagctgtgtgcccttgggcacATCGCTCCAGCTCGCGGAGCCCACTCGGCGCGGAACCCACCCGGCGCCGACCGCACCAGcctccccgccgccgcccgcctccCCGCCGCCGCGGGCCCGGGACGAGCAGGTGCGCGTCGAGCCGGCCGCTCACCCAGTTTCCGAAGCCGAACTGCTCGATGGCATCCAGCAGCAGCTGCTCCTCGCGGCTGGTCCAGCCGCCCTCGGCCTCGGGCCCCCACAGCGTGAAGCGCCCGCCGTCCACCAGCTGGTAGCCGTGATAGCGCCGGTGGTGGCCGATCTCGGCGCCGGCCGAGAAGCACTCGGGGCACAGCTCGATGTCCTGGCACTCGGTGCAGCGGAAGCGCAGCGGGCTCACCTCGGCCAGGCAGTACACGCAGTACTTCTTACCGAGCTCCGCCATCttcccccgcccgccgcccgcgcccgcgcccgccgtcagcgcgccgccgcccgcgcccgccgccgcgcTCGAGCAaccgccgcccgcgcccgccgccACCGCGCCGCCCCGCCCAGGCGCCGCCGGAGCCGGCCAGCCGGGCCGCGTCCCGCCTCAGCACGCAGGCGCCCTCGGGCCCGGCccggctgccgccgccgccgctgccgccgccgccgccggccgcaCCGCGCAGGCGCTCCGCGCGCGCCACCTCGCGGGGGCCCGGCCCGCCGTCCTGCGCCTGCGCGCTGCTCGCGCCGGCCGCCCGTCCCTCCTAGCGCCTCCCGGCCACCCCGCCCCAGGCCGTGCGCCTGGAAATGGGCGGGAAGGCCTCGCGGCGCGAGCCCGCGCCCCCTTCCAATCAGTGCCGCCCGTCTCCCGCTCGCGGCTTCCTATTGGTCGGCTCTCCCCGGAGgcggggagaaggggctgggcgTCTGCGAGCCTCTCGGCCAATCGCCGGGCCCACCGCGCGCGCCCCTGGTTGCCCCTGGAAACCCAACAGCCGGCGTCCGGGCTCCGCCGCGCCGGCTGACCCTGAGAGACATGGACGGCAGCTCCGAGCACCGTGGGGACCCAGAGGGGGAAGACGGAGATGGGACCAACCTGTCCTCCAAGCTGTCCGGGATTAAGGCCGCCTCCGGCCCCCACTCCCCGGCCGAACCGCTCGAGCCGGAGCCAGAGCTGGGGGCCGTAGAGCCGGAGCAGGGGGCCGTAGAGTCTTCGGAGGGAGGCGCCGCCGGCGACGAGGTCGCCGAGGCCCGGGAAGCGCCGGAGGTCCCCGAGGCTGTGGACCAGGCGGGACCCGGGGAGCCGGAGCCGCCGACCGAGGCTGAGACCCAGCCGGAACCCCGGGAGGCGGCCGACGCTGGGCCTGAGGAGGCTGCCCCGCCGGAGCCCGGAGGCTGGTCCGCGGAACCGGAGGAGCGGGCggaggaggagcgggaggagGCGAAGgacgaggaggacgaggaggaagaagagggagaggaggaggaggaggaggaggccgcgGCAGCCGCGCTCAAGTGGAGGCGGAAGAAAGAGCCCTTGGCCGCCTCGGGGCGGCCGTCCACCCCTGGCCGGGAAGAGGCTCCGCCGACCCAGGaggctgagcagggggagggggggaagggggaggagagcgAGGAAATCAAGGAGAGGGGTGCGCAAGGAAGCCCAGCGAAAAGCCAGCAAAGGGAGGAAGGCGAGCGACGGGACCTCGAGGACGAGGAATGGACGGAGGAGATGCAGAAGCTGCAGGAGCAGCAGCTGCGCGAGGAGCTCCTGGAACAGTACCGGTCGCTGGTGGTCGAGCGCAGCAACTACCAGCGCTACAACAACTACCTGCAGCACAAGATCTCTGAGGCGCTGCGCAAGAAGAAGGGCCTGGATGCCGCCGAGGTGCCCGATAAGGGCCCGGAGCCCGATGCCCCTGAGAAAGAGCAAGCATACCTCCGCCATCTGGCCTTGCTGGAGGagctgaggaagcagcaggcgGACGACCTGGAGTGGTACCACCAGGAGCTGGAGCAGCTGCAGGAGCAGTGCAGGGAGGTGCTGTCCAGGGTGGAGAAGGAGTGGGCCGGCTTCCAGGCACTCAAGAAGCAGGTGGTGACGCAGGCCATGGGCACCTGTTGGGTGCGTGGTGGCCGCCAGGCTGCCCTGCGAGAGGTGGAGCAGATCCAGGCGCTGGAGGataagaaggagaaggagatgagCGCCGTGAGACTAGAGAACGTGCAGCTGAAGCAGAGCTTGGTGCACTTTGAGACGCGGATGAAGGCCCAGGAGGACCTGACGGAGGGGCTGCTCCTCATCGATTTTGAACAGCTGAAGATTGAGAACCAGACCTTCAACGAAAAAGTGGAGGAGCGGAACGAGGAACTTTTAAAACTGCACAACAAAGTGACCAACAACGTACAGATCATAACCCACGTGAAGGAGAAGCTACACTTCGTGGACATAGAAAACATGTGCAAAAAGACACAGcttttggaaactgaggctcaggtggCCCTGAAGAGGGACATCCTGACCAGGACGAAGAAGGCCCGGGACAGCCTGAGGGCTGACAACATCAAGCTGAATCAGAAGTGCGGGCTCCTGGGCAAGGAGCTCCTGCTCCGGGACATGGAGGAGAAAGTGGACAGGACAGAAGCCCTCAACCAGCGTATTGAGTCCCTGAAGCGCCATCATGCTGGCCTTACTATGTCCTGCAGAGGTGTGAGGCAGAAGATCAGGGAAGCCAAAGCCTTTCTCCCATCTTAACCCCCACAACGGGAAGTATCCACACGACATCTTCAATGTCAGCAACTTTTTCTAGCCTTCATTAATTCTTAAGTCTCCACATGTGGCCATTCTTTAAAAGGCTTCTGGTCTTGGGGATGAAGCTGAATTTTGTATTAATCTCATCATTGTCAGCTCCTAAATTAGTCCTGAGCACAATTGGGTTAGCTGTCCATTTTACACAGGGTGAAGTCAGGCCCAGAGACTTGACGACTTACTGTACGTGACTTCTCATAAAAAAGCTGTCAGAAGCCTTGTTGTATCTGAGAAAGTCCGTAATTTCAATGACTCGATCCTGTCGAAAACTGTTCCTCTTCCATATATCAGAGGGCTCAACAAACAGGTGGGGGAGCAAGAAATGTCCTGTGCTTATATAAGCTAATTATTAAATTCCCTTTGAATATATTAAACTGTGTCATTCTGAGTCACATCCTCAACACGAAGCTCACTAGTTTCCTTCGATGAATCTAAACTTGTTTCGTATGTAAGCAGGCTTCTGGGTAATAAGAGGAGGGAAACAGGAGAAATGGTAACTAGGAGAAGGAGCTGACGTtctgtcctctttcctctttccatgAGAGGAGGCTCAGTCTGCTTGACCATTAACGTTTCCTTCTGGCTCAACGACAGTCTGCAATTCTAATGAAATGTTTCCTGGGATCctctaaagaaatacaaaaacatgaaattttgttttccagtgaGGACAAAATGATGATTGCACAGTGTGTCTGGCCAGAATGCCTGTAAGCCTTTTGTTCTCGGCAGGCAAGGTATTTTTGGATCTTGGCAAGAGGACCCTTACTGTGCATGTGATTTTTCTGTATCAAATGTAAACGTGTCTACTATTCCTTGTGTTAATGTAAGAAACACCTGATAGGCCTACCTCTTTCATCCAGAATTGGGGATTCCATTTCCAACTTTCTTTGGTGGTTTTGAAGCTAGGggcttggttttatttcttcttaattttaaattgagTTCTGAGATGCGCAGATTTGGGGTTAGAAGTATCCTCCTGTCCCCAAGTTTAAGTAGGTCATAAGAAGGATGAGTtagggggtaactgggtggctcagtaggttaaagtctgtgccttcagcccaggtcatgatccagggtcctgggatcgagccccacactgggctctctgctcagcagggagcctgtcccagccccgcgccgcccccacccccgcctgcctctctgcctacctgtgatctctgtcaaataaataaataaccctttaAAAAAGGGGGCGGGGTGAGTTAGTTTTTGGTGCCGAATACCCGTAAGGAAGGGTAGAAACCCCTCCCTCTAAGGCAGATGACTCAGTTGGTCACAAGAAGGTCACGATGACTTTAACTTTTGGGAGCACGGCTGTTTTCTAAGGTGTGTTCTCTTTGAAGCCAATAAAGGTcgattaaaattccttttctaaCTTCTATAGTTTGGATACACTCTTATAAGACCATACTTGTCAAACCACACAAACGTAACAATCAGGGGAGTAAAAAGCATTcacttcctgcttcctcttccaaTCTTCTTTACCTTCTACACTTGttgtcttccctctgtcccaTTCATCAAGGCCAGAGAGGGTTAGTCCGTCACCAGCAAGCACAACTTCATTCTCTGTGCCTCGTGCTAAGAGCAGCACAGGACCCCTGGTGTCTTCAGTGGTTGGGAAAGCTTCCGAGTGAACCTGACACCCTGTGTTCCGTGCCTCTCCCAGCTAAGCAGCTTTCGTGGCCAGAGTGTCCCTTCGGCTCCCCAGCAGGAGCGTGGGTAGTTTCAGCTGACTTTGACCCACTGGCAGTTCCCCAGGCTGCACCAAGCACTCCCTCACCAGCATTGAACCAGGTAGACCAGCCTCTTGAGAGCGCAAGATGCAGATCGATGGTGCTAGTGTAGCTTTAAGCTGCAAAGTTGCCCTTGTTCTTGCAAATTACACTCTCCCCCTCTAGAGATGTTACAGTTCGTTAGAAGATAAATAATCTTCCGCTGATGACTTCACAACGAGGTTCCTTCTAATTGAATTGCAGGAGAGCTCTTGATCATGAAATAGCAACCCATTCAGGGAGTGTTTCTTCATCTTGCCTCCGAGGAAGAAAGCCACAGACCACTCCCACCCGCCCAGTATTACTGATGGGCCTCATTCCAGTCCTTGACCCCCAACTCCAGTTCTCTGGACCCCAGGGAGACTGTCATCCTCCCTCGGAGCCTGCACAATGCCTACCTAGCCCATAATCGATGCTCAGTCTGTTCTGTTGGGTTATTAATGTATCAACATCACAGCATTCTCATTTTCGGGCAATAAGTGTTGCTCAGATGCCTAGGAGAATCAGACGCTGCTAAGTCCTATAGCAAACTTGAAAATAAGCAGAGGCCAGAAAGAGGAGCTTTCTAGAAGTAGAAGCGTTGAGGAACATAATGGTCCCTTCTAGCAGGGGACAGAGACCACCTCCAAGTAGCCTCCCTCCCTCTAGGAAGATGAAGAGGGGGCGTCCCGGCTGGATCAGAGACCTCTGACCTCAAAGGCTTTTAAAGAGCTTGtcaaggggcatctgggcggctcgGTGGGTTacggcctctgccttcggctcgggtggtgatcccggggtcctgggatcaagcccctcgtcgggctctctgctcagtggggagcctgctttctcctctctctctgcctgcctctctgcctacttgtgatctctgtcaaataaaatctgaaaaaaaaaaaaaaaaaagagcttgtcAAAAAGGAGGGCCTGCAAAATGTAGGTACAATAGAATCTGAGATGTCCTGCAACACGACTTCTTTCTAAATGGGTTGGGGTCAGAAGTGTCCCCTTCCGTGTCACAGGTGGCTTGGGTGGTTGGGCAGCACAGGCAGGAGGGAATCGGGCACTACCTGTGCGTAGAGCACAAGGCATCGAAAAGGAAATGCTTTTCATGCATGGGGGACGTCCTTGCTGCTGGCTTCAAACTGCATTTGAGGTTTTTCAATGACGTAAGCTGAGaaacatgcctttttttttttaaagccaatcttttttttttttaattttttttaaaagattgtatttatttgcgagagaatgagtgagagagagcatgagaggggagaaagtcagagggagacgcagactccccaaggaactgggagcccgatgcgggactcaatcccagaagtccaggatcatgacctgagcccaaggcagtcactcaaccaactgagccacccaggtgccccaatgcctTCTTTTTATGTAAGTGGGTCTGCAGCCATAATTTAGGTGTTTGCCATTGGTCAGGAATGCCTATCTGATCAAATCGTATTGGAGTTAATGCACCCTGATCTGCAACGTGGGTTTTAAACTTGAGGACCGTCTTCATGGGAGAAGGAAGAGTCACACAAGGGACATGATCGGCAAGGACTCCAGGCGGGCCTGCGGCTGAGCTGAGCGGCTGGTGAGCATGGGGGCCCCGCAGGCTGGGCACCGCTCCTGGTCCACACCTCCTGCTTGCCCGCCATGCCCGCTCCTGCTGGAACCCTGTCTACACATGCGTGAGTTTGAATGAATACACTTATACATGCCCCAGCTTTTTAGCTGATGGTGGCTTCTAATATTTTGCCCAAAGGATGCCCAAGTTGAATACAAAGGTGCCTTTAGGGGGAAGACACAGTGTCGTGCTTGCAAATAAGGCCTTGGAATCAGGCTGACTCGGATTCTGATCTCTTCTGATTGTGACCTGGGACGCACACCCCACCTCTTTAAACCTCCACGCGCTCCCTCATAAAATGGggtaaaaaatttattcattatatgGAAAAAGTATCTCTTCCCTAGGTGGTGAAATTATGGCTTCTATTTTTCGTATTTCCAAATTGTATACAATAAACATGCAGTTGTAATAACTACGTGAAAAAATACCGATTTTCAAAATCCCTAAGTTCCTCAAGAGTTCAGATACTAAAAGTTCACATGTCAAGGGTATGACTCTATCTCTGGTGAGGAGATTCTCTTAATGACACAATTCAGcatcttttaatcctcacaagccAGTGGATGGATGCTGGTACCCGTTTTAAGGTCTGactacagaaaagaaatggaaggctcAGAGAATTTAAATACTTCTGATCTGACTGGCAACTAAATGACACCTGAAACGGGAGTTATTTTTGGCTGGAGCAGTTTCTATCGGGTGCTCTGGAGTGAGGTCAAGAAGTCGCAGGGACCAGAGACAGGCTGGGATGTGGGTGACTCATGCTGCCTGCGGAGAATGCtcccgcccctccctccacagcctCAGGCATCCTGAGAGAAGGGGCCTTGGCGTGGCCGTGGCCCGTGGAGCGGCCGCCCCCTCGAGCCAGCTGGCTGCAGGTGAGGCAGTGCTCACGGAGGAACCCGAGCTCCTGGGCCAGCCCAGAGATTCAGACCTCTCAGAAGGACCTGGGGACAGCGAGTTCCTGCATGGCCCCAACTGAGGACTTGCTGGGGGTCTGAGGCTTCCCTCTGCTGGCCAAGCCCATCCTCTGAT
Proteins encoded in this region:
- the CCDC96 gene encoding coiled-coil domain-containing protein 96, producing the protein MDGSSEHRGDPEGEDGDGTNLSSKLSGIKAASGPHSPAEPLEPEPELGAVEPEQGAVESSEGGAAGDEVAEAREAPEVPEAVDQAGPGEPEPPTEAETQPEPREAADAGPEEAAPPEPGGWSAEPEERAEEEREEAKDEEDEEEEEGEEEEEEEAAAAALKWRRKKEPLAASGRPSTPGREEAPPTQEAEQGEGGKGEESEEIKERGAQGSPAKSQQREEGERRDLEDEEWTEEMQKLQEQQLREELLEQYRSLVVERSNYQRYNNYLQHKISEALRKKKGLDAAEVPDKGPEPDAPEKEQAYLRHLALLEELRKQQADDLEWYHQELEQLQEQCREVLSRVEKEWAGFQALKKQVVTQAMGTCWVRGGRQAALREVEQIQALEDKKEKEMSAVRLENVQLKQSLVHFETRMKAQEDLTEGLLLIDFEQLKIENQTFNEKVEERNEELLKLHNKVTNNVQIITHVKEKLHFVDIENMCKKTQLLETEAQVALKRDILTRTKKARDSLRADNIKLNQKCGLLGKELLLRDMEEKVDRTEALNQRIESLKRHHAGLTMSCRGVRQKIREAKAFLPS